One genomic region from Hoeflea algicola encodes:
- a CDS encoding zinc ABC transporter substrate-binding protein, translating into MIFHGRTVAAVATAFSLSLLCLTPASAEPRVVASIKPVHSLVAAVMEGVGTPALIVGGAASPHSYALKPSQAQALENAELIFWVGPNFETFLEKPIETIAKNARTITLMEAEGLHKLPFRAGGAFEAHVHADGDTDGHDAHDHDSDGHEDHADHTQADADTDHDHADASHDADGHDDDHDHGGYDAHVWLDPANAKVFVAAISAALANADTANAAAYAANAHATNAKLDALGDEVEDILAPVHDKHFIVFHDAYQYFEKRFNIEAAGSITVNPDVRPSAERLTGIRDKVRELDAVCAFSEPQFESRLVDVAVEGSNARPAVLDPLGAALTDGPELYFDLIRELATSMRDCLAGD; encoded by the coding sequence ATGATCTTTCATGGCCGGACCGTTGCCGCCGTCGCAACTGCATTCTCGCTTTCGCTGCTCTGCCTTACCCCCGCTTCCGCCGAACCGCGGGTGGTCGCCTCGATCAAACCGGTTCATTCGTTGGTGGCCGCGGTGATGGAAGGCGTGGGCACGCCCGCGCTGATCGTCGGCGGCGCCGCCTCGCCGCACTCCTATGCGCTCAAACCGAGCCAGGCGCAGGCGCTGGAAAACGCCGAACTGATCTTCTGGGTGGGTCCGAATTTCGAAACATTTCTGGAAAAGCCGATCGAGACCATCGCCAAAAATGCCCGCACGATCACGCTGATGGAGGCCGAAGGCCTGCATAAATTGCCGTTCAGGGCCGGCGGCGCCTTCGAAGCACACGTCCATGCCGACGGCGACACCGATGGTCATGACGCCCACGATCATGACAGCGATGGCCACGAAGATCACGCCGATCACACGCAAGCGGACGCCGACACTGATCATGATCACGCCGATGCCAGCCATGATGCTGACGGGCATGACGATGACCACGACCATGGAGGCTATGACGCGCATGTCTGGCTTGACCCGGCGAACGCCAAGGTCTTTGTGGCGGCGATCAGCGCGGCACTGGCGAATGCCGATACGGCCAATGCCGCCGCCTATGCCGCCAATGCACACGCGACGAATGCAAAACTCGACGCGCTCGGCGACGAGGTCGAGGATATCCTCGCGCCGGTGCACGACAAGCATTTCATTGTCTTTCACGATGCCTACCAGTATTTCGAAAAGCGTTTCAATATCGAGGCGGCGGGTTCGATCACCGTCAATCCGGACGTCCGGCCGAGCGCCGAGCGGCTGACCGGGATCCGCGACAAGGTGCGCGAACTCGACGCCGTCTGCGCCTTCTCCGAACCGCAATTTGAAAGCCGGCTGGTGGACGTGGCGGTAGAGGGCTCAAATGCGCGCCCGGCGGTACTCGATCCGCTCGGCGCAGCGCTTACAGACGGCCCCGAGCTCTATTTCGACCTGATCCGCGAGCTCGCCACCTCGATGCGCGATTGCCTGGCAGGCGACTGA
- a CDS encoding ATP-binding cassette domain-containing protein, whose protein sequence is MPKIEPPLISLEKAGIERGGRWLVRGVDLTVARGEIVTLIGPNGSGKSSTAKMALGVIKPDEGTAQRMPGLRVGYVPQKLSVDWTLPLTVARFMRLTGKPDAAEAEKALAATGIAHLTGAEIRNLSGGEFQRAMLARAIARKPDLLVLDEPVQGVDYSGEIALYDLIRKIRDDNGCGILLISHDLHVVMAATDRVICLNGHVCCQGSPVTVASSDAYRRLFGGYTDAALAVYQHNHDHTHLADGRVQHADGAVTAHCHPDDGHHKCHPDDGHHAEHLGDGPHHHNHDHQKGQGGGSVHPAPVAAAAAPTAPNPKGSRDA, encoded by the coding sequence GTGCCGAAAATTGAACCACCCCTGATATCGCTCGAAAAGGCCGGCATTGAGCGCGGCGGCCGTTGGCTGGTGCGCGGCGTCGATCTCACCGTCGCCAGAGGCGAGATCGTCACCCTGATCGGCCCCAACGGATCGGGCAAGTCTTCCACCGCCAAGATGGCGCTGGGCGTGATCAAGCCCGATGAGGGAACCGCCCAGCGCATGCCCGGCCTGCGCGTGGGCTACGTGCCGCAAAAACTCTCGGTCGACTGGACGCTGCCGCTGACGGTGGCGCGTTTCATGCGCCTGACCGGCAAACCGGACGCTGCGGAGGCTGAGAAGGCTCTGGCCGCCACCGGCATCGCCCATCTGACCGGCGCCGAAATCCGCAACCTGTCAGGAGGCGAATTCCAGCGCGCCATGCTGGCCCGCGCCATTGCCCGCAAGCCCGATCTGCTGGTGCTCGACGAGCCGGTGCAGGGCGTCGATTATTCCGGCGAGATCGCGCTCTATGACCTCATCCGCAAGATCCGCGATGACAATGGCTGCGGCATCCTGCTGATCTCGCATGATCTGCATGTGGTGATGGCCGCCACCGACCGGGTGATCTGTCTCAATGGCCATGTCTGCTGCCAGGGATCACCTGTCACCGTGGCCTCCAGCGACGCCTACCGCCGGCTGTTTGGCGGCTACACCGATGCGGCGCTGGCTGTCTACCAGCACAACCACGACCATACTCATCTCGCCGATGGTCGGGTGCAGCATGCCGATGGCGCGGTGACGGCGCACTGCCATCCCGACGATGGCCACCATAAATGCCATCCCGACGATGGCCACCATGCTGAACATCTGGGCGATGGTCCGCACCACCACAATCATGATCACCAGAAGGGGCAGGGCGGTGGCTCTGTCCATCCCGCGCCGGTAGCAGCAGCGGCCGCACCAACGGCGCCAAACCCGAAAGGCAGCCGAGATGCTTGA
- a CDS encoding metal ABC transporter permease — MLDDFFFRAILAGLGVALVAGPLGCFIVWRRLAYFGDTQAHAALLGVALALLLEINVTLAVFVVSALISLALLALQKRATLSSDALLGLLSHASLAIGLVALAFMTWVRVDLMGLLFGDILAVSKTDIAVIWTGGLLVLAVLAVIWRPLFAATVNTELAEAEGMHPDRVNLVFMILMATVIAISMKIVGVLLITAMLIIPAATARRFATGPEQMAILASFAGMAAVVLGLEASLAWDTPSGPTIVVAALVLFVLAMSPVGSAIVRIASFIGARGRRKGAPS; from the coding sequence ATGCTTGACGATTTCTTCTTTCGCGCAATCCTCGCAGGCCTTGGCGTGGCATTGGTGGCGGGGCCGCTCGGCTGCTTCATCGTCTGGCGCAGGCTCGCTTATTTCGGCGACACACAGGCCCATGCAGCACTGCTCGGCGTAGCGCTCGCCTTGCTGCTCGAAATCAATGTCACGCTGGCCGTGTTTGTGGTGTCGGCGCTGATCTCGCTGGCGTTGCTGGCCTTGCAGAAGCGGGCGACGTTGTCATCGGATGCGCTGCTGGGGTTGCTGTCGCACGCCTCGCTGGCGATCGGTCTGGTGGCGCTGGCCTTCATGACCTGGGTTCGGGTTGACCTGATGGGGCTGCTGTTCGGCGATATTCTCGCCGTCTCGAAAACCGACATCGCCGTGATCTGGACCGGCGGCCTGTTGGTGCTGGCGGTGCTGGCGGTAATCTGGCGGCCGTTGTTTGCCGCCACCGTCAACACCGAGCTGGCTGAGGCCGAGGGCATGCACCCTGACCGCGTCAATCTCGTCTTCATGATCCTGATGGCCACGGTGATTGCCATTTCCATGAAGATCGTCGGTGTGCTGCTGATTACTGCCATGCTGATCATCCCGGCAGCCACCGCCCGGCGGTTTGCCACGGGGCCTGAGCAGATGGCAATTCTGGCCTCTTTTGCCGGCATGGCCGCGGTCGTGCTGGGCCTTGAGGCGTCGCTTGCCTGGGATACGCCGTCGGGGCCGACCATTGTCGTAGCGGCACTGGTGCTGTTCGTGCTGGCGATGTCGCCGGTGGGCAGCGCGATTGTCCGCATCGCCAGCTTCATTGGCGCAAGAGGCAGACGCAAAGGGGCACCGTCATGA
- a CDS encoding Fur family transcriptional regulator — MNQNVTSGAGHSHSNPREKTDLTKNQSLVFGALSRAEGPLSAYTILDQLRDDGFRAPLQVYRALDKLVETGMVHRLESLNAFVACSHPGCDSHQTIAFAICETCGKVAEISDEALESRLRELAREDGFTVKRAVVELRGLCAACR, encoded by the coding sequence ATGAACCAGAATGTCACCTCCGGCGCTGGCCACAGCCATTCAAACCCGCGCGAAAAAACCGATCTGACCAAGAACCAGTCGCTGGTGTTTGGCGCGTTGAGCCGAGCCGAGGGGCCGCTGTCGGCCTACACCATTCTCGACCAGTTGCGCGACGATGGCTTCCGCGCGCCGCTGCAGGTCTACCGCGCGCTCGATAAGCTGGTTGAAACCGGCATGGTTCACCGGCTTGAAAGCCTCAATGCCTTCGTGGCCTGCAGTCATCCCGGCTGCGACAGCCACCAGACCATCGCCTTCGCCATCTGCGAAACCTGCGGCAAGGTTGCCGAAATCTCCGACGAGGCCCTTGAGAGCCGGTTGCGCGAACTGGCGCGTGAGGACGGCTTTACGGTCAAGCGGGCGGTGGTGGAATTGCGCGGGCTATGCGCCGCATGCCGCTAG
- a CDS encoding class I SAM-dependent methyltransferase, whose amino-acid sequence MKPPVFDASAASSYAEGPPRQVPGYESLHRMVSLLLAERTPPDGWVLVLGAGGGQEIRALADAHPGWWFDGVDPSAEMLELARQVTGSHAERIRLHQGLISDAPYGPYDAATSILTFHFIAHDQRLDTLSQIRSRLKSGAPFILVHLSFPQTEPERSIWIARHVAYSLSNGTDPAHAESARQAIGSRLTILSPEDEVAMLHQAGFSNASLFYAGLSIKGWIAYAE is encoded by the coding sequence ATGAAACCGCCGGTCTTTGATGCGAGTGCAGCCAGTTCCTACGCGGAAGGCCCGCCACGGCAGGTTCCCGGTTACGAAAGCCTGCACCGGATGGTGTCGCTGTTGCTTGCCGAGCGCACACCACCAGATGGCTGGGTGCTGGTTCTCGGTGCAGGCGGCGGTCAGGAAATCAGGGCGCTGGCCGACGCGCATCCGGGATGGTGGTTCGATGGCGTCGACCCCTCAGCCGAGATGCTCGAGTTGGCCCGGCAGGTGACCGGTTCCCACGCAGAGCGTATACGTCTGCATCAGGGCTTGATCAGCGACGCCCCCTACGGGCCATACGATGCGGCCACATCCATTCTGACATTCCATTTCATTGCGCATGACCAGCGCCTTGATACCTTGAGTCAGATCCGCAGCCGTCTGAAATCCGGCGCGCCCTTCATTCTGGTTCATCTCAGCTTTCCGCAGACTGAACCGGAACGGTCTATCTGGATCGCCCGCCATGTCGCCTATAGCTTATCGAACGGCACCGACCCGGCTCATGCCGAGAGCGCGCGTCAGGCCATCGGCAGCAGGCTGACTATCCTGTCTCCCGAGGACGAGGTGGCGATGTTGCATCAGGCCGGATTTTCAAATGCCAGCCTGTTTTACGCAGGCCTCAGCATCAAGGGCTGGATTGCCTACGCCGAATAG
- a CDS encoding catalase, whose protein sequence is MSTGAPAASDRNSLTIGPDGPIVLHDVHFLEQMAHFNREKVPERQPHAKGSGAFGVFKTTADVSAYTKAALFQKGASTDMLARFSTVAGESGSPDTWRDVRGFSLKFYTDEGNYDLVGNNTPIFFIRDAMKFPHFIRSQKRLPDSGLRDNHMQWDFWTNNPESAHQVTYLMGQRGLPRTWRNMNGYGSHTYMWINAKGEKFWVKYHFHTHQGMEFFSNAEAAAMAGADADFHRRDLFDAIARGEHPVWTMSVQVMPYAEAKTYRINPFDLTKTWPHADYPLIEVGTMTLNRNPENFFAQIEQAAFSPGNTVPGIGLSPDKMLLGRAFAYNDAQRNRIGTNFHQLPVNRPKVAVNTYMFDGQMAYEHSGNAPVYAPNSGGRSWADETGPVEDGWETDGEMVRSAYTLRAEDDDFTQPGILVREVFNDDQRSKLVETVSGALLGGVRSPVLERAFDYWKSVDADVGRRIEERVRAGSAA, encoded by the coding sequence ATGAGCACCGGCGCTCCGGCGGCGAGCGATCGCAATTCGCTCACCATCGGCCCCGATGGTCCGATCGTGCTGCACGACGTACATTTTCTTGAACAGATGGCGCATTTCAACCGCGAAAAGGTTCCGGAGCGTCAACCTCATGCCAAGGGTTCGGGTGCCTTCGGCGTGTTCAAGACGACTGCGGACGTTTCTGCCTACACCAAGGCTGCCTTGTTCCAGAAGGGTGCATCCACGGATATGCTGGCGCGGTTTTCCACCGTGGCTGGGGAATCCGGCAGCCCCGACACCTGGCGGGATGTTCGTGGTTTCTCGCTCAAGTTTTATACCGACGAAGGCAACTATGATCTGGTCGGAAACAACACGCCGATCTTTTTCATTCGCGACGCGATGAAGTTTCCGCACTTCATCCGCAGCCAGAAGCGCCTTCCTGACTCAGGCCTGCGCGACAACCACATGCAATGGGACTTCTGGACCAACAACCCGGAATCGGCGCACCAGGTGACCTATCTGATGGGGCAGCGCGGCCTGCCGCGGACTTGGCGCAACATGAATGGCTACGGCTCCCACACCTATATGTGGATCAATGCCAAGGGCGAAAAATTCTGGGTGAAGTACCATTTCCACACCCATCAGGGCATGGAGTTTTTCTCCAATGCGGAAGCCGCTGCAATGGCCGGTGCTGACGCCGATTTCCATCGCCGCGACTTGTTTGATGCGATCGCGCGCGGTGAACATCCCGTCTGGACTATGTCGGTCCAGGTCATGCCCTATGCCGAGGCCAAGACCTATCGCATCAACCCGTTCGATCTGACCAAGACCTGGCCTCATGCCGACTATCCTTTGATCGAAGTCGGCACCATGACACTCAACCGCAACCCGGAGAATTTCTTCGCGCAAATCGAACAGGCTGCTTTCTCGCCGGGCAATACCGTGCCGGGAATTGGCCTGTCGCCCGACAAGATGCTGCTTGGCCGCGCCTTTGCCTATAATGATGCGCAGCGCAACCGGATCGGCACCAACTTCCACCAGTTGCCGGTCAACCGCCCGAAGGTGGCGGTCAACACCTACATGTTCGACGGCCAGATGGCCTATGAGCATAGCGGCAATGCACCGGTCTATGCGCCCAACAGCGGCGGCCGCAGTTGGGCGGACGAGACCGGCCCGGTTGAAGATGGGTGGGAAACGGACGGCGAAATGGTTCGCAGCGCCTACACGCTGCGTGCCGAGGATGATGATTTCACCCAGCCGGGTATTCTGGTCCGCGAAGTCTTTAATGACGATCAGCGTTCAAAACTGGTTGAAACGGTAAGCGGTGCCCTGCTTGGCGGCGTGCGGTCTCCGGTGCTTGAGCGGGCGTTCGATTACTGGAAGAGTGTCGATGCGGATGTCGGTCGCCGGATCGAGGAACGTGTCCGGGCCGGTTCCGCCGCCTGA
- the cysN gene encoding sulfate adenylyltransferase subunit CysN, giving the protein MSSQLLPRLAQEDESTDALSGPQTVTRQARPLRFITCGSVDDGKSTLIGRLLWDTKAVKEDQAATLRRDSTGQHNELGLPDFARLLDGLQAEREQGITIDVAYRYFATDRRSFIVADTPGHVQYTRNMATGASTADLAVLLVDARAGILEQTRRHATIAALMGIRQFVLAVNKIDLAHYDEAGFQAIAREFREIALSLGVRQITAIPVSALKGENIVLRGDDVMPWYSGPTLVETLEKATQRTGQSTGFRLPVQRVSRPGEGFRGYQGTVAGGSIKPGDSVVVLPSGVEANVKAIVTYDLVRNAAVSGDAITLVLDRPVDISRGDMIAAIDQRPQTGRAFTARLVALSPDGIVPGKRYWLKAGSRRQRVMVRPVSALDLATGNWDDAAVLALNGIGVVELDFEEDAIFDAYETNRETGAFILIDPDTLNTVAGGMIDSRRSRSGRFDALPDADRASITLPARLIEAFLKTEFARAHVGEIRVTRGEKE; this is encoded by the coding sequence ATGAGTTCTCAATTGCTTCCGCGGCTTGCCCAAGAAGATGAATCAACTGACGCCCTGTCCGGCCCTCAAACCGTCACGCGACAGGCGCGGCCCTTGCGCTTCATCACATGCGGCTCGGTCGACGACGGCAAATCGACGTTGATCGGCCGGCTGCTGTGGGACACCAAGGCGGTCAAGGAAGACCAGGCGGCAACGCTCAGGCGCGATTCCACCGGCCAGCACAACGAACTCGGCCTGCCCGATTTCGCACGGCTGCTCGATGGCCTCCAGGCCGAGCGCGAACAGGGCATCACCATCGATGTCGCCTACCGCTATTTTGCCACCGACCGGCGCTCATTCATCGTCGCCGACACGCCCGGGCATGTGCAGTACACCCGCAACATGGCGACCGGTGCCTCGACCGCCGATCTGGCGGTACTGCTGGTCGATGCCCGCGCCGGCATTCTGGAACAGACAAGGCGTCACGCCACCATTGCCGCGCTGATGGGGATCCGGCAATTCGTGCTGGCGGTCAACAAGATCGATCTCGCGCATTACGACGAGGCCGGGTTCCAGGCGATCGCCCGCGAGTTCCGCGAGATCGCGTTGTCGCTCGGCGTGCGCCAGATCACGGCAATTCCGGTGTCTGCGCTGAAGGGCGAAAACATCGTGCTGCGCGGCGATGACGTGATGCCCTGGTATTCAGGCCCGACGCTGGTGGAAACGCTGGAGAAGGCCACCCAGCGCACCGGACAGAGCACCGGGTTCCGGCTGCCGGTGCAGCGGGTATCGCGGCCTGGCGAAGGCTTTCGCGGCTATCAGGGCACGGTCGCCGGTGGCTCGATCAAGCCCGGCGACAGCGTCGTGGTGCTGCCCTCGGGCGTCGAGGCCAATGTCAAGGCGATCGTTACCTATGATCTGGTGCGCAACGCGGCGGTGAGCGGCGACGCCATCACCCTGGTGCTCGACCGCCCGGTCGACATTTCGCGCGGCGACATGATCGCGGCAATCGACCAGCGGCCGCAGACCGGCCGAGCGTTCACCGCCCGACTGGTGGCGCTGTCACCCGACGGCATCGTACCCGGCAAGCGCTACTGGCTGAAGGCCGGGTCGCGACGTCAGCGGGTGATGGTGCGGCCAGTCTCCGCGCTCGATCTGGCAACCGGCAACTGGGATGACGCGGCAGTACTGGCGCTCAACGGGATCGGCGTGGTGGAGCTCGATTTCGAGGAAGACGCGATCTTCGATGCCTATGAAACCAACCGCGAAACCGGCGCCTTCATTCTGATCGATCCCGATACGCTCAATACGGTGGCTGGCGGCATGATCGACAGCAGGCGCAGCCGCTCTGGCCGTTTCGACGCCCTGCCCGACGCCGACCGCGCCAGTATCACCCTGCCCGCACGGCTGATCGAGGCATTTCTGAAAACCGAATTCGCCCGCGCGCATGTCGGCGAAATCCGGGTGACAAGGGGCGAGAAGGAGTAA
- the cysD gene encoding sulfate adenylyltransferase subunit CysD, with product MNVIEHGRGKPPLDPHLKALENEAIHIFREVAAEFERPVMLYSIGKDSSVLLHLALKAFHPGKLPFPLVHIDTGWKFPEMITFRDQVAAKYGLDLITHTNPDGLREKVTPFSHGSARYTDIMKTQALKQALDMGRYDAAFGGARRDEEASRAKERIYSFRTPDHAWDPRNQRPELWSIYNGMVHSGESVRAFPLSNWTEVDIWRYIQAEQIELVPLYFAERRKVVERDGMLILAEDKRLELLPEEQVREELVRFRTLGCFPLTGAVRSAATTLDEVIAELEIATVSERQGRAIDRDQSGSMEKKKREGYF from the coding sequence ATGAACGTGATTGAACACGGGCGCGGCAAGCCGCCGCTGGACCCGCATCTCAAGGCGCTGGAAAACGAGGCGATCCACATCTTTCGCGAGGTGGCGGCAGAGTTCGAGCGCCCGGTGATGCTCTACTCGATCGGCAAGGATTCCTCGGTGCTGTTGCACCTGGCGCTGAAGGCCTTCCACCCCGGCAAGCTGCCGTTTCCGCTGGTCCATATCGATACCGGCTGGAAATTTCCGGAAATGATCACCTTTCGCGATCAGGTGGCGGCCAAGTACGGGCTGGATCTGATCACTCACACCAATCCCGATGGATTGCGCGAAAAGGTTACCCCTTTCAGCCACGGTTCGGCGCGCTACACCGACATCATGAAGACCCAGGCGTTGAAACAGGCGCTCGACATGGGCCGCTATGATGCGGCCTTTGGCGGTGCGCGGCGCGACGAGGAAGCCTCCCGCGCCAAGGAGCGGATCTACTCGTTCCGCACCCCCGATCATGCCTGGGACCCGCGCAACCAGCGGCCCGAACTCTGGTCGATCTACAACGGCATGGTTCACTCGGGCGAAAGCGTGCGGGCGTTTCCGCTGTCGAACTGGACCGAGGTCGACATCTGGCGCTACATCCAGGCCGAGCAGATCGAGCTGGTGCCGCTCTATTTCGCCGAGCGCCGCAAGGTGGTTGAGCGCGACGGCATGCTGATCCTGGCCGAGGACAAGCGGCTGGAACTTTTACCCGAAGAACAGGTGCGCGAGGAACTGGTGCGGTTCCGCACATTGGGCTGCTTTCCGCTGACCGGCGCGGTGCGTTCCGCGGCAACAACGCTTGACGAGGTGATTGCCGAACTGGAGATCGCCACGGTGTCGGAACGACAGGGCAGAGCCATTGACCGCGACCAGTCCGGATCAATGGAAAAGAAAAAGCGCGAAGGATATTTCTGA
- a CDS encoding phosphoadenylyl-sulfate reductase: MTLHQSPPTPHPADSTTRGSAAGAEFGPALAAQLDRELAALTLSQRISRIAASGRAVFTTSLGLEDQVLTSVIAATDAAVRIVTLDTGRLFAETVALISETEARYGLSIEVFHPWKEDIAGFVALYGMNGFYDSVEARHACCHARKIVPLGRALENADIWVTGLRRGQSGNRANAPLAEWDADRSLIKVNPLADQTLEMLKAQAAADAVPVNPLHAKGFPSIGCEPCTRAIKPGEPERAGRWWWEQDERRECGLHLSASVSGSRAKGQPKLSASAS, translated from the coding sequence ATGACCCTGCATCAATCGCCGCCTACTCCCCACCCGGCTGATAGTACGACCAGAGGTTCGGCTGCGGGCGCGGAATTCGGTCCCGCGCTCGCCGCTCAGCTTGACCGGGAACTTGCCGCGCTGACGCTGTCGCAACGGATCTCGCGCATTGCCGCCTCGGGCCGCGCGGTGTTTACCACCTCGCTCGGGCTCGAGGATCAGGTGCTGACCTCGGTGATTGCCGCGACCGATGCCGCGGTGCGGATTGTCACGCTTGATACCGGGCGGCTGTTTGCCGAGACGGTGGCGCTGATTAGCGAGACCGAGGCGCGCTACGGGCTGAGCATCGAGGTGTTTCACCCCTGGAAGGAAGACATCGCCGGCTTCGTCGCGCTTTACGGGATGAACGGCTTTTACGACAGCGTCGAGGCGCGGCATGCATGCTGCCATGCCCGCAAGATCGTGCCGCTGGGCCGAGCGCTGGAAAATGCCGATATCTGGGTCACCGGCCTGAGACGAGGCCAGTCGGGCAACCGCGCCAATGCGCCGCTGGCCGAATGGGACGCCGACCGCTCGCTGATCAAAGTCAACCCTTTGGCCGACCAGACGCTGGAGATGCTGAAAGCGCAGGCCGCCGCCGACGCTGTGCCGGTCAACCCGCTGCATGCGAAAGGCTTTCCCTCGATCGGCTGCGAGCCCTGCACCCGCGCCATCAAGCCGGGCGAGCCGGAACGCGCCGGGCGCTGGTGGTGGGAACAGGACGAGCGCCGCGAATGCGGGCTGCACCTGTCGGCTTCCGTTTCCGGCTCGCGCGCCAAGGGCCAGCCCAAACTCTCGGCCTCGGCCTCGTAA
- the cysQ gene encoding 3'(2'),5'-bisphosphate nucleotidase CysQ: MIAALEMAAIAAGKEILSVRAKGATVMVKSDRTPVTEADRRAEQLILDFLARTYPHVPVVAEELAEAGQCPSYAQEMFFLVDALDGTGDFIAGRNEFTVNIALVSDHAPVAGVVYAPALGRIWSGFTGQAEVADVSLDGEISGRRRIYTRASPKMPVALVSVTHKEPETEDWLKHLPEHETAHVGSSLKFCLLAEGRADVYPRLVCLKQWDIAAGDAVLRAAGGSTLSLDGAPLRYGVEGADFGCSRFVGWGRAPGA; encoded by the coding sequence TTGATCGCGGCGCTGGAAATGGCAGCCATCGCCGCCGGCAAGGAGATACTCTCGGTACGCGCCAAGGGCGCCACGGTGATGGTCAAATCCGATCGCACCCCGGTTACAGAAGCCGACCGTCGCGCCGAACAGCTGATCCTCGATTTTCTCGCCAGAACCTATCCGCATGTGCCGGTGGTTGCTGAGGAACTGGCCGAGGCCGGCCAATGCCCGAGCTACGCCCAGGAGATGTTCTTTCTGGTCGACGCACTCGATGGCACTGGCGATTTTATCGCCGGACGCAATGAGTTCACCGTCAACATAGCCCTGGTGAGCGATCACGCTCCGGTGGCAGGCGTGGTCTATGCACCGGCACTGGGCCGGATCTGGAGCGGCTTTACCGGTCAGGCCGAAGTGGCTGACGTATCCCTAGATGGCGAGATCAGCGGCCGTCGGAGAATTTACACAAGGGCGAGCCCGAAGATGCCGGTAGCGCTGGTCAGCGTTACCCACAAGGAACCCGAAACCGAGGATTGGCTCAAGCACTTGCCCGAGCACGAGACCGCCCATGTTGGCTCCTCGCTCAAATTCTGCCTGCTGGCCGAAGGTCGCGCCGATGTCTATCCGCGGCTGGTCTGCCTCAAGCAATGGGACATCGCCGCCGGCGACGCCGTGCTCAGGGCGGCCGGTGGTTCGACACTGTCGCTTGATGGAGCGCCGCTGCGTTATGGCGTCGAGGGCGCCGATTTCGGCTGCTCGCGCTTCGTCGGTTGGGGGCGCGCCCCCGGCGCCTGA
- a CDS encoding DUF930 domain-containing protein, with product MRLFYSAIAIFIMLMGFGIPTASALDNGRIDQQLLKLDPKTRLEQTCDTEVMFAINRSENAYNVDKVIAYTFEDTIMGKNQIKAPGAAFRSRGKWSRLSYSCATGPRHLNARTLHYKIGSEIPRDQWRDYNLYD from the coding sequence TTGCGCCTTTTCTATTCGGCAATTGCCATATTTATCATGTTGATGGGGTTCGGGATTCCGACTGCTTCAGCTCTCGACAATGGTCGGATTGATCAGCAGCTTCTCAAGCTTGACCCCAAGACAAGGCTGGAACAAACCTGCGACACGGAAGTGATGTTTGCGATCAATCGCTCGGAGAATGCCTACAACGTCGACAAGGTTATCGCCTACACGTTTGAAGATACCATCATGGGCAAGAACCAGATCAAGGCGCCAGGCGCTGCGTTTCGAAGCCGTGGCAAATGGTCTCGACTGTCTTATAGCTGCGCGACCGGACCGCGACACCTCAACGCGCGCACGCTCCATTACAAGATCGGCTCTGAAATTCCGCGCGATCAATGGCGTGACTACAATCTTTACGACTGA